A genomic region of Thunnus albacares chromosome 2, fThuAlb1.1, whole genome shotgun sequence contains the following coding sequences:
- the rapgef1a gene encoding rap guanine nucleotide exchange factor 1 isoform X1 encodes MSSRPESKTASQFATLTMRLKGKIHQQRNRYSDRIKQTPSPRSKPPDLDLNEDTQQDKPVCVLEDRQRLVISSLQYFKALVDKLGVDKVDKLVLDQSVVGRLLGGASGSVLEAVQPLVQLEPHLHSSKTVSACLARLHRSLAELIRWCDQVMLQGVATDNKESTASVTTVIRAVLDGVKELVRLAAERQDGSAPVSPVQSQPAVGQPGEFVGPDTSDETLTCPLAEEVELQPLAPPKPVMPLLELRPTLPPPQALSPPALPPKKRHSTSGPAPCRVAIVAPMRRESEVERQECEEDILKLCSSSSADSADDDTHCGVQVCVGSPALPVVSSEEDPDYAFLHTDLSSFETLPPLPPPTTLPPTLPEKRRRSGAGACNSQASPSFGFDSTPHDLNHAQLEDVTGSLSSPLSPSKTPPPLPEKKHHIQEYMKYFSYKAPPADTDSAPSPELPPAPALPPKKRQQDADEADDQNEEQLIRDSSHSLQQEEEEQQEEEEQQQEEEQQQQEEEVLLTSQQEILQRITMKNEEEEGPDVKAASPDILLVYATDTEGNPEQVYCEAFLCTYRTFISVNDVISKLQQRYRHLCDGGEPEHLKAAKNTFHLLVSVVDKLSVVELESDLLLLLMELVFSLLIGGELRLAHQLRSNILSKMEQKWQLIGSPQSLRPLAAKGVAARPGTLLDFRSQDLAEQLTLLDSELFCKIELPEVLLWSKEQNEEKIPNLTAFTQHFNNVSFWVRSVIILQDKPHDREKLLLKFLKIMKHLRRLNNFNSYLSILSALDSAPLRRLDWQKNTAEALEEYSSLIDSSSSFRAYRAALAEAELPCIPYLGLILQDLTFVHLGNPDMLKTPQGSKVNFSKCWQQFNILDTMRSYQQISYPLQPNDDIMSFFNDFSDHLAEEALWELSLRLRPRNAPRANQR; translated from the exons ATGTCCTCTAGGCCTGAGAGTAAAACAG CCTCCCAGTTTGCGACTCTCACTATGAGACTGAAGGGTAAAATCCACCAGCAGCGGAACAGATACTCTGATCGAATCAAACAAACCCCGTCACCGAGAAGCAAACCACCTGACCTGGACCTGAACGAAGACACACAGCAAgacaag ccggTGTGTGTGCTCGAGGACCGCCAGCGGCTCGTCATCAGCTCTCTTCAGTACTTCAAAGCTCTGGTTGACAAACTTGGAGTGGACAAAGTGGACAAACTGGTTCTGGACCAGTCTGTGGTGGGCAGGCTGCTGGGCGGGGCATCCGGCAGCGTCCTGGAGGCGGTCCAGCCTCTGGTCCAGCTGGAGCCACACCTCCACAGCAG TAAGACCGTCTCCGCCTGTCTCGCTCGTCTCCACCGCTCTCTGGCTGAGCTGATTCGCTGGTGTGATCAGGTGATGCTGCAGGGCGTCGCCACCGACAACAAGGAGTCCACAGCCAGCGTTACCACGGTGATCAGGGCCGTGTTGGACGGGGTCAAG GAACTGGTTCGATTGGCTGCAGAGCGACAAGACGGCTCCGCCCCCGTGTCTCCTGTCCAATCACAGCCAGCCGTGGGGCAGCCCGGAGAGTTCGTCGGCCCGGACACGTCAGACGAGACACTCACCTGTCCACTTGCAGAGGAGGTGGAGCTGCAGCCTTTAGCTCCTCCCAAGCCTGTGATGCCCCTCCTAGAGCTCCGCCCCACATTGCCCCCCCCACAGGCCCTCAG cccTCCAGCCCTGCCCCCCAAAAAGCGTCACTCAACATCAGGCCCCGCCCCCTGCAGGGTCGCCATAGTAGCACCAATGAGACGAGAGTCTGAAGTAGAGCGACAG GAGTGTGAGGAAGACATCCTGAAGCTCTGCTCCTCGTCGTCTGCAGACTCTGCTGATGACGACACACACTGTG gtgttcaggtgtgtgtcgGATCACCTGCACTTCCTGTCGTCTCTTCAGAGGAGGATCCAGACTACGCCTTCCTCCACACAGACCTGTCGTCCTTTGAgactctccctcctcttcctccccccaccaccctccctcccacccTGCCAGAGAAGAGACGGCGCAGCGGTGCAG GAGCTTGCAACTCTCAGGCTTCACCTTCTTTCGGGTTTGACTCCACCCCCCATGATCTGAACCACGCCCAGTTAGAGGATGTCACAGGTTCGCTGTCCTCCCCTCTGTCCCCCAGCAAGACGCCGCCCCCCCTCCCCGAGAAGAAACACCACA tccaGGAGTACATGAAGTACTTTTCGTACAAAGCTCCGCCTGCAGACACAGACTCCGCCCCCTCACCTGAGCTGCCTCCTGCTCCAGCGCTACCACCGAAGAAGAGACAGCAG GAtgctgatgaagctgatgacCAGAACGAAGAGCAGCTGAtcagagacag TTCCCACAGTCtccagcaggaggaggaggagcagcaggaggaggaggagcagcagcaggaggaggagcagcagcagcaggaggaggaggtgttaCTGACCAGCCAGCAGGAGATCCTCCAAAGGATCACCATGAAGAATGAG gaggaggaggggccgGATGTGAAAGCGGCATCTCCTGACATCCTATTGGTCTACGCCACAGACACCGAGGGAAACCCCG aacaGGTGTACTGTGAAGCCTTCCTCTGCACCTACAGGACCTTCATCAGCGTGAATGATGTCATCAGTAAACTACAGCAGAG ATACAGACACCTGTGTGACGGAGGAGAACCTGAACACCTGAAGGCCGCCAAGAACACCTTCCACCTGCTGGTCAGCGTGGTGGACAAGCTCAG tgTGGTAGAGCTGGAATCtgatttgctgctgctgctgatggaacTGGTGTTCAGCCTCCTGATTGGTGGAGAGCTGAGACTGGCCCACCAGCTGCGCTCCAACATCCTGTCCAAGATGGAGCAGAAGTGGCAGCTGATTGGCTCTCCACAGTCACTCCGCCCGCTTGCCGCCAAGGGCGTGGCTGCCAG ACCAGGAACTCTGCTGGACTTCCGGAGTCAGGATTTAGCTGAACAGCTGACTCTGCTGGACTCTGAACTGTTCTGCAAGATCGAG CTCCCGGAGGTGTTGCTGTGGTCTAAAGAGCAGAATGAGGAGAAGATTCCCAACCTGACAGCGTTCACTCAACACTTCAACAACGTTTCCTTCTG ggtgCGTTCAGTCATCATTCTTCAGGACAAACCTCACGACAGAGAAAAACTACTGCTGAAGTTCCTGAAAATTATgaag cacctGAGGAGGCTGAATAACTTTAACTCGTACCTGTCCATCCTGTCAGCGCTGGACTCCGCCCCCCTGCGGCGCCTGGActggcagaaaaacacagctgag GCACTGGAGGAGTACAGCtctttgattgacagctcatcATCTTTCAGAGCCTACAGAGCAGCTCTGGCTGAAGCGGAACTTCCCTGCATACCCTACCT
- the rapgef1a gene encoding rap guanine nucleotide exchange factor 1 isoform X2, producing MSSRPESKTASQFATLTMRLKGKIHQQRNRYSDRIKQTPSPRSKPPDLDLNEDTQQDKPVCVLEDRQRLVISSLQYFKALVDKLGVDKVDKLVLDQSVVGRLLGGASGSVLEAVQPLVQLEPHLHSSKTVSACLARLHRSLAELIRWCDQVMLQGVATDNKESTASVTTVIRAVLDGVKELVRLAAERQDGSAPVSPVQSQPAVGQPGEFVGPDTSDETLTCPLAEEVELQPLAPPKPVMPLLELRPTLPPPQALSPPALPPKKRHSTSGPAPCRVAIVAPMRRESEVERQECEEDILKLCSSSSADSADDDTHCGVQVCVGSPALPVVSSEEDPDYAFLHTDLSSFETLPPLPPPTTLPPTLPEKRRRSGAGACNSQASPSFGFDSTPHDLNHAQLEDVTGSLSSPLSPSKTPPPLPEKKHHIQEYMKYFSYKAPPADTDSAPSPELPPAPALPPKKRQQDADEADDQNEEQLIRDSSHSLQQEEEEQQEEEEQQQEEEQQQQEEEVLLTSQQEILQRITMKNEEEEGPDVKAASPDILLVYATDTEGNPEQVYCEAFLCTYRTFISVNDVISKLQQRYRHLCDGGEPEHLKAAKNTFHLLVSVVDKLSVVELESDLLLLLMELVFSLLIGGELRLAHQLRSNILSKMEQKWQLIGSPQSLRPLAAKGVAARPGTLLDFRSQDLAEQLTLLDSELFCKIELPEVLLWSKEQNEEKIPNLTAFTQHFNNVSFWVRSVIILQDKPHDREKLLLKFLKIMKLLRRNPTTM from the exons ATGTCCTCTAGGCCTGAGAGTAAAACAG CCTCCCAGTTTGCGACTCTCACTATGAGACTGAAGGGTAAAATCCACCAGCAGCGGAACAGATACTCTGATCGAATCAAACAAACCCCGTCACCGAGAAGCAAACCACCTGACCTGGACCTGAACGAAGACACACAGCAAgacaag ccggTGTGTGTGCTCGAGGACCGCCAGCGGCTCGTCATCAGCTCTCTTCAGTACTTCAAAGCTCTGGTTGACAAACTTGGAGTGGACAAAGTGGACAAACTGGTTCTGGACCAGTCTGTGGTGGGCAGGCTGCTGGGCGGGGCATCCGGCAGCGTCCTGGAGGCGGTCCAGCCTCTGGTCCAGCTGGAGCCACACCTCCACAGCAG TAAGACCGTCTCCGCCTGTCTCGCTCGTCTCCACCGCTCTCTGGCTGAGCTGATTCGCTGGTGTGATCAGGTGATGCTGCAGGGCGTCGCCACCGACAACAAGGAGTCCACAGCCAGCGTTACCACGGTGATCAGGGCCGTGTTGGACGGGGTCAAG GAACTGGTTCGATTGGCTGCAGAGCGACAAGACGGCTCCGCCCCCGTGTCTCCTGTCCAATCACAGCCAGCCGTGGGGCAGCCCGGAGAGTTCGTCGGCCCGGACACGTCAGACGAGACACTCACCTGTCCACTTGCAGAGGAGGTGGAGCTGCAGCCTTTAGCTCCTCCCAAGCCTGTGATGCCCCTCCTAGAGCTCCGCCCCACATTGCCCCCCCCACAGGCCCTCAG cccTCCAGCCCTGCCCCCCAAAAAGCGTCACTCAACATCAGGCCCCGCCCCCTGCAGGGTCGCCATAGTAGCACCAATGAGACGAGAGTCTGAAGTAGAGCGACAG GAGTGTGAGGAAGACATCCTGAAGCTCTGCTCCTCGTCGTCTGCAGACTCTGCTGATGACGACACACACTGTG gtgttcaggtgtgtgtcgGATCACCTGCACTTCCTGTCGTCTCTTCAGAGGAGGATCCAGACTACGCCTTCCTCCACACAGACCTGTCGTCCTTTGAgactctccctcctcttcctccccccaccaccctccctcccacccTGCCAGAGAAGAGACGGCGCAGCGGTGCAG GAGCTTGCAACTCTCAGGCTTCACCTTCTTTCGGGTTTGACTCCACCCCCCATGATCTGAACCACGCCCAGTTAGAGGATGTCACAGGTTCGCTGTCCTCCCCTCTGTCCCCCAGCAAGACGCCGCCCCCCCTCCCCGAGAAGAAACACCACA tccaGGAGTACATGAAGTACTTTTCGTACAAAGCTCCGCCTGCAGACACAGACTCCGCCCCCTCACCTGAGCTGCCTCCTGCTCCAGCGCTACCACCGAAGAAGAGACAGCAG GAtgctgatgaagctgatgacCAGAACGAAGAGCAGCTGAtcagagacag TTCCCACAGTCtccagcaggaggaggaggagcagcaggaggaggaggagcagcagcaggaggaggagcagcagcagcaggaggaggaggtgttaCTGACCAGCCAGCAGGAGATCCTCCAAAGGATCACCATGAAGAATGAG gaggaggaggggccgGATGTGAAAGCGGCATCTCCTGACATCCTATTGGTCTACGCCACAGACACCGAGGGAAACCCCG aacaGGTGTACTGTGAAGCCTTCCTCTGCACCTACAGGACCTTCATCAGCGTGAATGATGTCATCAGTAAACTACAGCAGAG ATACAGACACCTGTGTGACGGAGGAGAACCTGAACACCTGAAGGCCGCCAAGAACACCTTCCACCTGCTGGTCAGCGTGGTGGACAAGCTCAG tgTGGTAGAGCTGGAATCtgatttgctgctgctgctgatggaacTGGTGTTCAGCCTCCTGATTGGTGGAGAGCTGAGACTGGCCCACCAGCTGCGCTCCAACATCCTGTCCAAGATGGAGCAGAAGTGGCAGCTGATTGGCTCTCCACAGTCACTCCGCCCGCTTGCCGCCAAGGGCGTGGCTGCCAG ACCAGGAACTCTGCTGGACTTCCGGAGTCAGGATTTAGCTGAACAGCTGACTCTGCTGGACTCTGAACTGTTCTGCAAGATCGAG CTCCCGGAGGTGTTGCTGTGGTCTAAAGAGCAGAATGAGGAGAAGATTCCCAACCTGACAGCGTTCACTCAACACTTCAACAACGTTTCCTTCTG ggtgCGTTCAGTCATCATTCTTCAGGACAAACCTCACGACAGAGAAAAACTACTGCTGAAGTTCCTGAAAATTATgaag CTCTTAAGGAGGAATCCTACAACAATGTAA